In Amaranthus tricolor cultivar Red isolate AtriRed21 chromosome 5, ASM2621246v1, whole genome shotgun sequence, a genomic segment contains:
- the LOC130814053 gene encoding uncharacterized protein LOC130814053: MEHGSFQNPSSSTFSITEEDHTLANSLRVVLNQDPRVSFCGYSIPHPSEARVNIRVQTTGDPACEVLKDGCQNLSYLCKHVRKTFDNAVAEYKTSKANDSMDVN, from the exons ATGGAGCATGGGTCATTCCAAAATCCAAGTTCATCAACTTTCTCTATTACAGAGGAAGATCACACTCTTGCTAATTCCCTCAGAGTGGTCCTCAACCAAGA TCCACGGGTATCATTTTGTGGGTACAGCATTCCTCATCCTTCGGAAGCGCGGGTTAATATCAGGGTGCAAACAACAG GTGACCCAGCTTGTGAGGTGTTGAAAGATGGTTGTCAAAATCTGAGTTATCTGTGTAAGCATGTGAGAAAGACATTTGATAATGCAGTGGCCGAGTACAAGACCAGCAAAGCTAATGATTCCATGGATGTTAATTAA
- the LOC130814052 gene encoding uncharacterized protein LOC130814052, with amino-acid sequence MALARRGLTKNHLWRLPSNLFQTFKFSSTSPSTTTVTTTTTIDSSKNTKRKKHKNLFEVAQFLPNWGVGYHLAKSHWTNVSYEITKINLYKDGRHGKAWGLAYKDGKPAPAPKKISGVHKRCWKYIRNPLKLVDYPKLEAEAV; translated from the exons ATGGCTCTAGCAAGAAGAGGGTTAACAAAGAACCACTTATGGAGGCTTCCAAGTAACCTCTTTCAAACCTTCAAATTCAGCTCCACTTCACCATCTACTACTACTGTTACTACTACAACTACAATTGATTCATCAAAAAACACAAAGCGAAAGAAACACAAGAATCTCTTCGAAGTTGCACAATTTTTACCCAATTGGGGTGTTGGCTATCACTTGGCTAAATCTCATTGGACTAATGTTTCTTATGAGATCACCAAGATTAATCTCTACAAG GATGGTAGACATGGGAAAGCTTGGGGACTTGCCTATAAAGATG GTAAACCTGCTCCTGCTCCAAAGAAAATTAGTGGAGTTCACAAGCGCTGTTGGAAATACATTCGAAACCCATTAAAATTAGTGGACTATCCAAAGCTTGAGGCTGAAGCAGTTTAA